Below is a window of Streptomyces sp. NBC_00223 DNA.
ATATTGATGACCGGAGGTCACTCCCCGCACGCAAAACAACCTTCCGATCGGGCTCCCCAATGACCACATCGTGGGCTTAACTTATGGCTCATGACCACCCCCCGCGGTTCGTACGGTGGCGGCTACGGCGGCTACTACCCCTCGTCTGCGTCCTTTCCGGACACCCCGATCTACGACAGCCTCGTCGCTGAACGAGGCACGCCGCAGATCGCCCCCATCCGCGTGCCCTCCGCCTACTCCGGGTACGACTCGGGAAGCTACAACTCCTACGGCGGCAGCAATCTGCCCGCGCTGCCCGCCGCGCTCCCGGCCCTGCCGTCCGGGCCGTCGGCCCAGCAGCAGTACCAGCAGCCGCCGGCGCAGAACGCCTATCCGACGAACGGATACCAGCAGCCGCCGGCGCCGTACATCCCGCAGCAGGCGGCGGCCCCGCGCGGCAACTACAGCGGTT
It encodes the following:
- a CDS encoding DUF6643 family protein gives rise to the protein MTTPRGSYGGGYGGYYPSSASFPDTPIYDSLVAERGTPQIAPIRVPSAYSGYDSGSYNSYGGSNLPALPAALPALPSGPSAQQQYQQPPAQNAYPTNGYQQPPAPYIPQQAAAPRGNYSGYGNGNANGAGYPAQPPQPSPSGYEAARPVPPRPMAPRQAPAGHPEDQYPRRNLGQGYYQG